A genomic stretch from Erigeron canadensis isolate Cc75 chromosome 9, C_canadensis_v1, whole genome shotgun sequence includes:
- the LOC122582360 gene encoding germacrene A hydroxylase-like: protein MELQIHFSLLILCLAIFFLFTKRRSSGNENLPPQPWKLPFLGHLHHLTVGDLPHRALGNLAQKLGPLFHLKLGEVSVVVVSSPLLAKEVLKTHDISFANRPKILSAEIIGYNYTDIAFAPYGEYWRQMRKICIVELLSAKKVRSFESIRVEESWNLIESIGVRGKTTYGSETINLSEKIFSMVNSIAVRVSVGSKCKDQEKLIALTKEIMSLSSGFDVSNLFPSVKVLHLLTGMRNKLTKIHKQIDKILNDIISDHQQRTGLSGQNEDLLDVLLRLKDDGGLHIPLTSDNVKAVLVDMFVAGTDTSSVTIEWAMLELMKNPRVMKKAQAELRQAVKGNEKIYESDIQELDYLKLVIKETLRLHPPFPFLIPRESQEKCEIGGYHIPANTRVIINAWKIGCDPECWIDPEIFNPERFGETSVNLTGSDFEFLPFGSGRRICPGMTLGLANIELPLARLLYHFNWELPSGVRPQDLDSSETFGLTLNLKHNLHLVPIACNTD, encoded by the exons ATGGAACTCCAAATCCACTTTTCTCTCTTGATTCTCTGTCTTGCCATCTTCTTTTTGTTTACTAAGCGTAGAAGCTCAGGCAACGAAAACCTTCCACCACAACCATGGAAGCTCCCTTTCCTTGGACACTTGCATCACCTCACAGTCGGAGATCTCCCACATCGTGCTCTTGGAAACTTAGCCCAAAAACTGGGACCACTTTTTCATCTAAAGCTCGGTGAAGTCTCTGTTGTGGTAGTCTCATCACCTCTTTTGGCTAAGGAAGTCTTGAAAACCCATGATATCTCTTTTGCAAATAGGCCAAAGATCCTTAGTGCTGAAATCATTGGATATAACTATACAGACATTGCTTTTGCACCTTATGGCGAGTACTGGAGACAAATGCGTAAAATATGCATTGTGGAGCTTCTAAGTGCCAAAAAAGTCCGGTCTTTTGAGTCTATTCGTGTTGAAGAGTCTTGGAATCTCATAGAATCCATTGGCGTCAGGGGCAAAACTACAT ATGGGTCAGAAACAATCAACCTTAGTGAGAAGATTTTCTCGATGGTGAATTCGATTGCAGTTAGAGTTTCGGTTGGAAGCAAATGCAAGGATCAAGAAAAGCTTATTGCACTGACTAAAGAGATAATGTCTTTGTCGAGTGGTTTTGATGTATCGAATTTGTTTCCTTCTGTCAAAGTTCTGCATCTGCTTACCGGCATGAGAAATAAATTGACAAAGATACACAAGCAAATTGATAAGATCTTAAACGACATCATCTCAGACCATCAACAACGTACTGGATTGAGCGGCCAAAATGAAGACCTTCTTGATGTTCTATTGAGGCTCAAAGATGATGGTGGGCTTCACATTCCATTGACTTCTGATAATGTCAAAGCTGTCCTAGTG GATATGTTTGTAGCGGGAACAGATACTTCGTCGGTGACAATAGAATGGGCAATGTTAGAACTAATGAAAAATCCAAGGGTAATGAAGAAAGCACAAGCCGAGCTCAGGCAAGCAGTTAAGGGAAACGAAAAGATCTATGAGTCAGATATTCAAGAACTTGACTACTTGAAACTTGTGATTAAAGAAACCTTAAGGTTGCACCCTCCTTTTCCATTTTTAATTCCTAGAGAGAGTCAAGAGAAGTGTGAGATTGGTGGATACCATATACCTGCGAATACAAGAGTTATTATCAATGCGTGGAAAATAGGATGTGATCCCGAATGCTGGATTGATCCAGAAATTTTCAATCCAGAAAGATTTGGTGAGACTTCAGTTAACTTAACCGGAAGTGATTTTGAATTTCTCCCGTTTGGCTCGGGAAGAAGAATATGCCCAGGCATGACTTTAGGGTTAGCCAATATCGAGCTTCCTCTTGCCAGGCTACTTTACCACTTCAATTGGGAACTTCCGAGTGGAGTAAGACCCCAAGATCTTGATTCAAGTGAGACTTTTGGACTCACTCTTAATCTAAAACACAACCTACATTTAGTTCCAATTGCTTGTAACACAGATTAA
- the LOC122583205 gene encoding germacrene A hydroxylase-like, whose translation MELQILFSLLIFSIAFFYLFSKRRSSGNENLPPQPWKLPFLGHLHHLVGDLPHRALGNLAQKLGPIVHLKLGEVSAVVISSSVLAKEIMKTHDLSFVNRPKILSAEIVGYNYTDIAFAPYGEYWRQMRKICIVELLSAKKVRSFESVRDEESWNLIESIGSLALPPYGSETINLSEKIFSMVNAIAVRVSIGSKCKDQEKLVALIKEIISLSGGFDVSDLFPSVKVLHLITGMRNKLTKIHNQIDKILDGIILEHQQRSATRLNDQNEDLLDVLLRFKDDGGLQFPLTSDNVKAVLVDMFVAGTDTSSVTIEWAMLELMKNPRVMKKAQAELRKVVKGKKKIYESDIQEVAYLKFVIQETLRLHPPLPLLVPRESREKCDIGGYHIPAKTKVIINAWKIGCDAECWIDPGSFNPERFGETSVNLVGTDFEFLPFGAGRRICPGMTLGLANIELPLARLLYHYNWELPSGVRPEDLDTSETFGATLNLKQTLHLVPIACNTY comes from the exons ATGGAACTCCAAATTCTCTTTTCACTCCTGATTTTCAGTATTGCCTTCTTCTATTTGTTCAGTAAACGTAGAAGCTCAGGCAACGAAAACCTTCCTCCACAACCATGGAAGCTCCCTTTCCTTGGACACTTGCATCACCTCGTAGGAGATCTCCCACATCGAGCTCTGGGAAACTTAGCCCAAAAATTGGGACCAATTGTTCATCTAAAGCTCGGTGAAGTCTCTGCTGTTGTAATCTCATCTTCTGTTTTGGCTAAAGAAATCATGAAAACCCATGATCTCTCGTTTGTAAACAGGCCCAAGATCCTTAGTGCCGAAATAGTTGGATATAACTATACAGACATCGCCTTTGCACCTTACGGCGAGTACTGGAGACAAATGCGTAAAATATGCATTGTTGAGTTACTAAGTGCCAAAAAAGTCCGGTCTTTTGAATCTGTTCGTGATGAAGAGTCTTGGAATCTCATTGAATCCATTGGCAGTTTAG CTTTGCCCCCGTACGGGTCAGAAACAATCAATCTTAGTGAGAAGATTTTCTCGATGGTGAATGCTATCGCAGTTAGAGTTTCGATTGGAAGCAAATGTAAGGATCAGGAAAAACTTGTTGCACTGATTAAAGAGATAATATCTTTGTCTGGTGGTTTTGATGTGTCGGATTTGTTTCCTTCTGTCAAAGTTCTGCATCTAATTACCGGCATGAGAAACAAGTTGACTAAGATACACAACCAGATTGATAAGATTTTAGACGGCATCATCTTGGAGCATCAACAACGTAGTGCAACTAGATTGAATGACCAAAATGAAGACCTTCTTGATGTTCTATTGAGGTTCAAAGATGATGGTGGACTTCAATTCCCACTGACTTCTGATAATGTGAAAGCTGTCCTGGTG GATATGTTTGTAGCGGGAACAGATACTTCATCGGTGACCATAGAGTGGGCAATGTTAGAACTGATGAAAAATCCAAGGGTAATGAAGAAAGCACAAGCCGAACTCAGGAAAGTAGTTAAGGGAAAGAAAAAGATCTATGAGTCGGATATTCAAGAAGTTGCCTACTTGAAATTTGTGATTCAAGAAACCTTAAGGTTGCACCCTCCTCTTCCATTGTTAGTTCCTCGAGAGAGTCGAGAGAAGTGTGACATTGGTGGATACCACATACCCGCCAAGacaaaagttattattaacgCATGGAAAATAGGATGTGATGCAGAATGCTGGATTGACCCAGGAAGTTTCAATCCAGAACGATTTGGTGAGACTTCAGTTAACTTAGTCGGGACAGATTTTGAATTTCTCCCGTTTGGGGCTGGAAGAAGAATATGCCCAGGCATGACTTTGGGGTTAGCCAATATCGAGCTTCCTCTTGCTAGGCTACTTTACCACTACAATTGGGAACTCCCTAGTGGTGTAAGACCCGAAGATCTTGATACAAGTGAGACTTTTGGAGCCACTCTTAATCTAAAACAAACCTTGCATTTAGTTCCAATTGCTTGCAACACATATTAA
- the LOC122582901 gene encoding putative pre-16S rRNA nuclease translates to MKYLKPYPMFEYLMKLEGFKQRPLLGMDVGKTCIGVSVSDPSHQIAQPLRSFNSEYDNLQKEIGELISSHNTSGLVLGWRTYNMKPTENALLVAQFAKTLQQRHDFGDLHFTVWDANYATKSAELLIKKLNYLPGEEKGDLQMLASSCILQGYLDFLNCDKSRLKPWSLKLWSPDLDE, encoded by the exons ATGAAGTATCTAAAACCATATCCGATGTTTGAATACCTAATGAAGCTCGAGGGTTTCAAACAGAGACCCTTGCTTGGGATGGACGTTGGAAAAACATGCATAGGGGTCTCTGTTTCAGATCCAAGCCATCAAATCGCTCAGCCTTTGAG GAGTTTCAACTCGGAATATGACAATCTCCAAAAAGAGATCGGAGAGCTC ATTTCCTCCCATAATACATCAGGTCTAGTGCTTGGGTGGCGTACTTATAACATGAAGCCTACCGAGAAC GCTCTACTGGTAGCACAATTTGCTAAGACGCTACAACAAAGGCATGATTTCGGTGATCTTCACTTTACCGTTTGGGATGCGAATTACGCAACTAAG AGTGCGGAACTCCTCATCAAAAAGTTGAATTACTTACCCGGTGAAGAAAAAGGCGATCTACAGATGCTTGCTTCCTCTTGTATTCTACAG GGCTATTTGGATTTTCTGAATTGTGACAAATCTCGTCTCAAGCCATGGAGCCTCAAGCTATGGAGCCCTGATCTTGATGAGTAA
- the LOC122582614 gene encoding chromatin remodeling protein EBS yields MAKTSRPTKRDLDSYTIKGTNKVVKVGDSVLMRSAENEKAPYVARIESIEADVKGNVKVRCRWYYRPEESMGGRRQFHGIKELFLSDHYDIQSAHTIEDKCIVHTFKNYTKLEDVGIEDYFCRFEYKASTGGFTPDRVAVYCKCEMPYNPDDLMVQCEACKDWYHPACLNMTIDQAKQLDSFTCSDCTSLDGKRPHNKTSASTLANGKTEQKRQKK; encoded by the exons ATGGCTAAGACAAGTAGACCCACCAAACGAGACTTGGATTCTTACACAATCAAGGGTACTAATAAAGTTGTCAAag TTGGGGATTCTGTGTTGATGAGATCTGCGGAGAACGAGAAAGCCCCATATGTGGCTCGTATAGAAAGTATTGAGGCTGATGTAAAGGGTAACGTGAAGGTTCGTTGTAGATGGTACTATCGCCCAGAAGAATCAATGGGAGGAAGAAGACAGTTTCATGGAATAAAAGAGCTCTTCTTGTCTGACCACTATGATATTCAAAGTGCTCATACAATTGAAGATAAGTGTATTGTTCACACATTTAAGAATTACACCAAGCTTGAGGATGTTGGAATAGAGGACTACTTTTGCCGATTTGAGTACAAGGCTTCCACTGGTGGGTTCACACCTGACCGTGTTGCAGT gtattgTAAATGTGAGATGCCATATAATCCTGATGACTTGATGGTCCAGTGTGAAGCTTGCAAAGACTG GTATCATCCTGCTTGTTTGAATATGACTATCGATCAGGCAAAGCAACTAGATAGCTTTACATGTTCCGATTGCACATCCTTGGATGGTAAAAGACCTCACAACAAAACTTCTGCATCCACTTTGGCCAATGGCAAG ACGGAACAAAAGCGCCAAAAGAAGTGA
- the LOC122583206 gene encoding nuatigenin 3-beta-glucosyltransferase-like produces MAYTDNNINLHVVFLPIFGMNHMIPLVQVARIFASRGVRSTIIATKHNALPFKTDIDRDIANGYPIAVNTDLTFPASEVGLPVGVENFNDATSQNLEYRPAVFRGIMMLQPDMEQVIHDLAPDCIVSDMFFPWTADLAEELKIPRLLCYPNCLFFHSIVHSLKVYPDAYMTQDDAEKFIVPNLPDEIKLKMSQVSDESKPNTSMGQTIERIHQSEKRSYGIIYHTFYEMEPAYVDHMKKVKGDKIWPIGPLVEFFRNNECKSDVPSSSAERHTCLSWLDNQKPKSVIYVCFGSVAILPKAHITEIALALEESKQPFIWVHRKNPGEEITPFPQGFEERIKMENKGLVITSWAPQVEILQHPSILVFFSHCGWGSVLEAVVAGVPLVTYPLYADQFYIEKLVVELLKIGVGVGAEVWNASSVNITSPAIGKGSILEAFEKFTDGSSIAETITNNLKEISKKAKQAVQEGGSSFNNLAALIEELKAVKFSRKT; encoded by the coding sequence ATGGCATATACCGACAACAACATTAACCTTCATGTTGTGTTCCTCCCAATATTCGGCATGAATCACATGATCCCATTAGTCCAGGTCGCAAGAATATTTGCTTCCCGTGGCGTTCGGTCAACAATCATCGCTACCAAGCACAATGCACTTCCATTCAAAACCGACATTGACCGTGATATTGCCAATGGTTACCCTATCGCGGTCAACACTGATCTTACGTTTCCAGCTTCAGAGGTTGGGCTTCCGGTTGGAGTAGAGAACTTCAACGATGCCACCTCTCAAAATCTCGAATATAGGCCAGCAGTCTTTCGTGGCATCATGATGCTCCAGCCTGATATGGAACAAGTGATACATGATCTTGCACCAGATTGCATTGTTTCGGATATGTTCTTCCCATGGACTGCTGACCTGGCGGAAGAACTCAAAATACCGAGGCTGCTGTGTTACCCTAACTGTTTGTTTTTCCATTCTATTGTGCATAGCTTAAAGGTTTATCCGGACGCTTATATGACACAAGATGATGCTGAAAAGTTCATTGTTCCTAATTTGCCTGATGAAATCAAGCTGAAGATGTCTCAGGTGTCCGATGAATCAAAACCGAACACCAGTATGGGTCAAACGATAGAAAGAATTCACCAGTCAGAGAAACGCAGTTATGGTATTATTTATCACACGTTTTATGAAATGGAACCAGCATATGTGGATCACATGAAGAAGGTTAAAGGTGACAAGATATGGCCTATCGGTCCTCTTGTTGAATTTTTTAGGAACAACGAATGCAAAAGCGATGTACCATCATCATCGGCTGAGAGGCATACTTGTTTAAGTTGGCTagataatcaaaaaccaaaatcagTCATATATGTTTGCTTTGGAAGTGTAGCAATACTCCCAAAAGCACACATCACAGAAATTGCCTTGGCGTTAGAAGAATCTAAGCAACCGTTTATTTGGGTGCATAGGAAGAATCCAGGTGAAGAAATCACCCCATTCCCTCAAGGATTCGAGGAAAGGATCAAGATGGAAAACAAGGGTTTGGTCATAACTAGTTGGGCGCCCCAAGTTGAGATATTGCAACACCCATCCATACTAGTGTTCTTTAGTCACTGTGGTTGGGGCTCCGTCCTTGAGGCTGTGGTTGCAGGTGTGCCATTAGTGACATATCCATTGTACGCCGATCAATTTTACATCGAGAAGCTGGTGGTGGAGCTCTTAAAGATTGGAGTGGGAGTTGGGGCGGAGGTTTGGAACGCATCTAGTGTAAATATTACTAGCCCGGCCATTGGAAAAGGGAGCATATTAGAAGCCTTTGAAAAATTTACTGATGGATCTTCCATAGCTGAAACCATTACAAACAACTTAAAAGAAATAAGCAAGAAAGCCAAACAAGCTGTTCAGGAAGGTGGATCTTCTTTCAACAACTTAGCAGCTTTGATTGAAGAACTAAAAGCCGTTAAATTCTCCCGAAAGACATGA